A region of the Candidatus Methylomirabilota bacterium genome:
TGGCGCAATACGTGACGCCGGGGCGCTATGCGACGGCCCATGTCCCGTTCTCACCCGGATTGGCGCTGGTGCTCAACGAGCTGAAGATCACGATGGTCACAATTATCAGGGACCCCAGAGATGTGGCGGTCTCTCATGCCGCCTACATCTGTAGCCTCCCGCCAGACAACCCCGTCGTCGGCACCCCTTTACACCGCTATTACCAATCCCTTTCGGACGGGGCGCGCCTCATGACATCCATCGTGGGTGTCTGCAAGGAGCCCGACGGGCCCGTATTGCTGAGCATCAAAGATCGACTTGAAGGCGTCTTGCGATGGGAGTCGCAGCCCTTCAACTATACCACCAGGTTTGAACGGTTGGTCGGGCCGCAAGGCGGGGGATCCCGGGACGAACAGCTCCAAGAGATCCGCGCTATCGCCCGTCATCTGGGGATCGACTGTTCGGATCGCGAGATAGAGGCTGTAGCCGATCAGCTCTTTGGCGGGACCGGCACCTTTCGAAGGGGCGTGATCGGGGGGTGGAAGGCGCAGTTTACGGACGAGCACAGGCAGGTCTGTAAAAAGCTGATCGGACGGTTATTGATCGATCTGGGGTATGAGCAAGATGACAATTGGTAGCGTGAACGGGCGGCCCATGCGGACGATTCTCTTCTACAGGAACTTTCGGGGCTTCACCGGCGGACACCTCAAGGTGTACGATTATTTCAATCATGTCAGGGCGTCGTCCGGGTATCGTCCCCGGATCTGGTTCTCAAGGGACACGATCTGGGACGGAAGCAATCCATGGCTGGCCCTCAAAGAGCAGGGCCTCGAGGCCTGGCCGCCGGTCGATCCGGATCTGCTCTTTCTGGCCGGCTTGGACTGGTTGATCCTGGATCCTGATCGGCGGGACCGTTCGTCGATTCCGATCATCAATCTGATCCAGGGCGCAGAACATGCCCTACCAGACAACCCGCGGTATCCGTTTTTGCAGCACAAGGCGATCCGGATCTGTGTCAGTGAGGAGGTCGCGGCGGCCATTCGCGACACACGCCGGACGAATGGACCGGTCTTTGTGATCCCGTGCGGGTTGGATCTTGGGCCGCTTCCCTCCCCGATGGCGGATGCCGACAAGGACGTTGACCTCGTCATCGCGGCGATGAAGCAGGCCGACCTGGGACGTCAGGTAAAACGGCGCCTGGATCGACCGGGCCGGCGGATCGAGCTGTTGACGACGCGGCTCTCGAGGCCGGATTTTCTGAGCTGGGTCAATCGGGCGAAGGTCGTCGTGGTCCTCCCCAGGCGCGTGGAGGGATTTGGTCTCCCCGCCCTGGAAGGGATGGCGCTGGGTACCGTGGTTGTCTGCCCCGATGTGATCGGCAACCGCTCGCTCTGCCTGCCGGGCGAGAACTGTTTCCGGCCGGAGTATACGCTGGAAGGGATCGTGGAGGCCGCCGAGAGCGCGTTGCGCCTGCCGCCGGATCAACGCCGTCGGATGGTGGAACAGGGCCGCTTGACGCCAGGCCGGCACGGCCTCCCGCAGGAACGGCAGGCATTTTTGGAGATTCTGGACCGGGCGGATCAGTTGATGTGAGGCCGCGCGTGAAGATCGCGTTCATCATCGGCTGCGCCAGATCGGGGACCAGTATCCTCGGGGAGCTGATCGGCGCCCATCCCGAGGTCGCCTACATCTTTGAGGCCCATCAGGTCTGGGAGCAGGCCGGCTTCGGCGTCAACGGGAGCCACCGGCTGACGGCGGCGCATGCGACGCCGGAGGTCACGCTGGCGATCCGGCAGTGGTTCGAGGCCCGGCAGGGCCAGGCGGCGCGCATTGTCGAGAAGAATCCCAGGAACAGCCTCCGGGTGCCGTTTCTCAGGGCTGTGTTTCCCGAGGCCGGGATCATCCATATTGTGCGGGACGGCCGGGATGTCGCCTGCTCGATGGTGCCGGGCTGCGGCGGCAGCGAGTGGTCTCACCTGAAACCCCCCTCCTGGCAGACCTTCTTCACGACCTCTCAGGGACCGATCCGGTGCGCCCTGGCCTGGAAAGAGATCCTGGAGATCGCGCTTTCGGATCTGCGGGATGTCTCGCATCTGCAGATCCGCTACGAAGATCTGGTCGCCGACCCACGCCGGGTGAGCGAGCGTGTGCTGACCTACCTGGGACTCCCGTTCCACCCGGCCGTGGAGGCGTTTTGCGGGCGTATTCAGAACGTCAGCGCCGGCTCGTACCATGCCCGGCATCAGGTCACCTGGTTTCGACCGGATCACCGGGTCCGGGCGGGCCGGTGGCGTGAGAATCTGAGCCGGGATGAACAGCACCAGATCACGACGCTGCTCTCCCCCCTCCTCACCCGCCTGGGCTACCCCGTCGATTAAAAAAAACCGGGCCACCGAACGTCGTGACGGTGGCCCGGCCATATGACGACGGCGGATTACTTAGTC
Encoded here:
- a CDS encoding sulfotransferase domain-containing protein, whose amino-acid sequence is MSSDPFHEIRNRLSVPACLINSLPKSGTHLLKKVVGLLPGMHPVEFHLGPERFNPATDGGTDGVPGEYPPTVIPLGVGRPRPASREEVSRALAQYVTPGRYATAHVPFSPGLALVLNELKITMVTIIRDPRDVAVSHAAYICSLPPDNPVVGTPLHRYYQSLSDGARLMTSIVGVCKEPDGPVLLSIKDRLEGVLRWESQPFNYTTRFERLVGPQGGGSRDEQLQEIRAIARHLGIDCSDREIEAVADQLFGGTGTFRRGVIGGWKAQFTDEHRQVCKKLIGRLLIDLGYEQDDNW
- a CDS encoding glycosyltransferase family 4 protein, giving the protein MSKMTIGSVNGRPMRTILFYRNFRGFTGGHLKVYDYFNHVRASSGYRPRIWFSRDTIWDGSNPWLALKEQGLEAWPPVDPDLLFLAGLDWLILDPDRRDRSSIPIINLIQGAEHALPDNPRYPFLQHKAIRICVSEEVAAAIRDTRRTNGPVFVIPCGLDLGPLPSPMADADKDVDLVIAAMKQADLGRQVKRRLDRPGRRIELLTTRLSRPDFLSWVNRAKVVVVLPRRVEGFGLPALEGMALGTVVVCPDVIGNRSLCLPGENCFRPEYTLEGIVEAAESALRLPPDQRRRMVEQGRLTPGRHGLPQERQAFLEILDRADQLM
- a CDS encoding sulfotransferase, translated to MKIAFIIGCARSGTSILGELIGAHPEVAYIFEAHQVWEQAGFGVNGSHRLTAAHATPEVTLAIRQWFEARQGQAARIVEKNPRNSLRVPFLRAVFPEAGIIHIVRDGRDVACSMVPGCGGSEWSHLKPPSWQTFFTTSQGPIRCALAWKEILEIALSDLRDVSHLQIRYEDLVADPRRVSERVLTYLGLPFHPAVEAFCGRIQNVSAGSYHARHQVTWFRPDHRVRAGRWRENLSRDEQHQITTLLSPLLTRLGYPVD